From a single Lolium rigidum isolate FL_2022 chromosome 7, APGP_CSIRO_Lrig_0.1, whole genome shotgun sequence genomic region:
- the LOC124671678 gene encoding aluminum-activated malate transporter 10-like, whose amino-acid sequence MVAAATTKDAKNNGGAPEWRVTVPDGASVTVEHERCLAARAWGWLVSCVVALGAKVSGSGKRLWKIGADDPRRAVHGLKVGLALSLVSVFYYTRPLYEGVGGNAMWAIMTVVVVFEYTVGGCVYKGFNRAAATVSAGAIALGVHWVAVHAGGELEPFIRSGSVFLLASIATFSRFIPTVKARFDYGVTIFILTYSLVAVSGYRVEALLVMAQSRVCTIAIGIFMCLAVCVLVCPVWAGQELHRLTARNMDKLAGAVEACVEDYFADQPADGKQPPSDKAEGYKCVLNSKASEDSQANLARWEPAHGRFGFRHPYEQYKSVGAAMRHCAYCVEALSGCARSEIQAPDHVKRRLAGGCASVAARCALVLREASSSVAAMKTSWALDLAVAEMNTAVQELQSDLRSLPSKLVEEESPAAVLDAVQLFTVTSLLIEVSTRIESVVDAVDTLASLAGFRSSDVEKDEASETETKVKQPAASDPDSDEPEKKHIEQV is encoded by the exons ATGGTGGCCGCGGCGACGACGAAGGACGCGAAGAACAATGGCGGCGCCCCGGAATGGCGGGTGACGGTGCCGGACGGCGCGTCGGTGACGGTGGAGCATGAGCGCTGCCTGGCAGCGCGGGCGTGGGGGTGGCTGGTTTCATGCGTGGTGGCGCTCGGGGCCAAAGTGTCTGGCTCCGGCAAGCGGCTGTGGAAGATCGGCGCCGACGACCCCAGGCGGGCGGTGCACGGCCTCAAGGTGGGCCTCGCGCTCTCGCTGGTGTCCGTGTTCTACTACACCCGGCCCCTGTACGAGGGCGTCGGCGGCAACGCCATGTGGGCCATCATGacggtcgtcgtcgtcttcgagtACACCGTTG GCGGCTGCGTGTACAAGGGGTtcaaccgcgccgccgccacggtcAGCGCCGGCGCGATCGCGCTCGGCGTCCACTGGGTCGCGGTCCACGCCGGCGGCGAGCTGGAGCCGTTCATCCGTAGCGGCTCGGTCTTCCTTCTCG CTTCCATCGCCACGTTCTCGAGGTTCATACCCACGGTGAAGGCGCGGTTTGACTACGGCGTGACCATCTTCATCCTCACCTACAGCCTGGTGGCCGTGTCGGGGTACCGCGTGGAGGCGCTCCTGGTCATGGCGCAGAGCCGCGTGTGCACCATCGCCATCGGCATCTTCATGTGCCTCGCCGTCTGCGTGCTCGTCTGCCCCGTCTGGGCCGGGCAGGAGCTGCACCGCCTCACCGCGCGCAACATGGACAAGCTCGCCGGCGCCGTCGAGGCCTGCGTCGAGGACTACTTCGCGGACCAGCCGGCGGACGGCAAGCAGCCACCGTCGGACAAGGCGGAGGGGTACAAGTGCGTGCTCAACTCCAAGGCGTCCGAGGACTCGCAGGCCAACCTGGCGCGGTGGGAGCCCGCGCACGGCAGGTTCGGCTTCCGCCACCCGTACGAACAGTACAAGAGCGTCGGCGCCGCCATGCGGCACTGCGCCTACTGCGTGGAGGCGCTGAGCGGCTGCGCCCGGTCCGAGATCCAGGCGCCCGACCACGTCAAGCGGCGCCTCGCCGGCGGGTGCGCGAGCGTGGCGGCGCGGTGCGCGCTGGTTCTCAGGGAGGCGTCCAGCTCCGTTGCCGCGATGAAGACCTCCTGGGCGCTGGACTTGGCCGTTGCCGAGATGAACACGGCCGTGCAGGAGCTCCAGAGCGACCTGAGGTCGCTACCTTCCAAGCTCGTCGAGGAGGAGTCGCCCGCGGCGGTGCTGGATGCAGTGCAGCTCTTCACGGTGACCTCCCTGCTGATCGAGGTGTCCACGAGGATCGAGAGCGTCGTGGACGCCGTCGACACGCTCGCCAGCCTCGCGGGCTTCCGATCGTCGGACGTGGAAAAAGATGAAGCTTCTGAAACTGAAACCAAAGTGAAACAGCCAGCTGCGAGCGATCCGGACTCGGACGAACCGGAAAAGAAACACATCGAGCAGGTTTAA